One stretch of Juglans microcarpa x Juglans regia isolate MS1-56 chromosome 3D, Jm3101_v1.0, whole genome shotgun sequence DNA includes these proteins:
- the LOC121256145 gene encoding zinc finger protein CONSTANS-LIKE 14-like, translating to MGSPGSRTGESVACDFCTEQLAVLYCRADSAKLCLFCDQHVHSANLLSQKHLRSQICDNCSSEPVSVRCATDNLVLCQECDWDAHGSCSLSASHNRDPVEGFSGCPSALELASLWGIDLQDKKLNPSAPSILNWTDGTMDDSSSWVFEKSRAGVMYLQDLIVPNENAIFGVNGGEIVTASKKQGGPSCGKRRQVMFKQLVELFKRGLAAESPRSSADWQGMSLEGVVGLGNGVDGVDEFVGASPVAQQQQQPQAPLTALLTMDLKENNRIVDGDMLWGSNSNSHSTQIWDFKLGRLRDLEETEELEAAYGVNDAGFMVRNFGELMKETSLTKSKMFGDLYQMNCPPAHDDMVINNNSNNPSASHGPATSESNNLPMGRPSTGSAFGKAGGSGGSKDVQFVEQSFFVRGDSVGTAATPKVEMELLAQNRGNAMQRYKEKKKTRRYDKHIRYESRKARADTRKRVKGRFVKTSEAPDD from the exons ATGGGGAGTCCTGGATCGAGGACCGGAGAGAGCGTGGCCTGCGATTTCTGCACTGAGCAACTAGCAGTTCTGTACTGTAGAGCCGACTCAGCCAAGCTCTGCTTGTTCTGTGACCAGCACGTGCACTCGGCGAACCTGCTCTCCCAGAAGCACCTGCGCTCTCAGATCTGCGATAACTGTAGCTCGGAGCCGGTCTCGGTTCGCTGCGCCACAGACAACCTGGTGCTGTGCCAGGAGTGCGATTGGGACGCCCACGGCAGCTGCTCCTTGTCGGCCTCACACAATCGCGACCCGGTTGAAGGGTTCTCCGGGTGCCCCTCGGCCCTCGAGCTGGCTTCTCTCTGGGGCATCGATCTCCAGGACAAGAAGCTGAATCCGTCCGCGCCTTCGATTCTGAACTGGACCGATGGTACTATGGACGACTCGTCCTCGTGGGTGTTTGAAAAATCAAGAGCTGGGGTGATGTATCTTCAGGACCTGATTGTGCCGAACGAGAATGCGATTTTCGGCGTGAATGGTGGGGAAATCGTGACTGCGTCAAAGAAACAAGGCGGTCCGAGCTGTGGGAAGCGGAGGCAGGTGATGTTTAAGCAGCTGGTGGAGCTTTTCAAGAGGGGCTTGGCGGCGGAGTCGCCGAGGAGTAGTGCTGATTGGCAGGGAATGAGTTTGGAAGGAGTAGTGGGTCTGGGTAATGGAGTTGATGGGGTTGATGAATTTGTGGGTGCGAGTCCGGTTgctcaacaacaacaacaaccacAAGCGCCGCTCACGGCTTTGCTTACgatggatttgaaggaaaaCAATCGTATTGTGGATGGGGATATGTTGTGGGGTTCTAATTCCAATAGTCATAGTACCCAG ATATGGGATTTTAAACTTGGACGATTGAGGGATCTTGAAGAAACAGAGGAGCTGGAAGCTGCCTATGGTGTAAATGATGCTGGATTTATGGTGAGAAATTTTGGTGAACTTATGAAAGAAACAtctttgactaaatcaaaaatGTTCGGAGACTTGTACCAGATGAATTGCCCTCCTGCACATGATGATATGGTCATTAAT AATAATTCAAACAACCCATCAGCCAGCCATGGGCCCGCAACATCGGAGAGTAACAACCTACCTATGGGAAGACCATCCACAGGTTCAGCATTTGGTAAAGCAGGAGGTTCTGGTGGCTCTAAAGATGTCCAGTTTGTGGAACAATCTTTTTTTGTTAGAGGTGACAGTGTGGGAACAGCAGCAACTCCCAAGGTTGAAATGGAGCTGCTGGCACAGAATAGAGGCAATGCCATGCAACgatacaaggagaagaagaaaacgcgAAG ATATGATAAGCACATACGGTACGAGTCAAGGAAAGCAAGAGCTGATACTAGGAAGCGAGTCAAGGGCCGGTTTGTGAAGACTAGTGAAGCTCCCGATGATTAA
- the LOC121254394 gene encoding leucine-rich repeat protein 1-like: MVSKLLLCFLFAIAIASVDCNSEGDALYAWKSKLVDPNNVLQSWDPTLLNPCTWFHITCNNNNSVTGVGLRNARLSGFLVPHLGALPNLRYLQVFRNNISGSIPMELGNLTSLITLDLYQNQFSGVIPASLGYLPSLRRLNSNKLTGKIPKEVLELITWGNLRILWVYRSLITVFHLLVTLILKAPKESYSFLV, translated from the exons ATGGTTTCCAAACTTTTACTCTGCTTCTTGTTTGCTATTGCCATTGCATCAGTAGATTGCAACTCAGAAG GGGATGCTCTTTATGCCTGGAAAAGCAAATTGGTAGACCCTAACAATGTACTTCAGAGCTGGGATCCAACGTTGCTCAATCCATGCACCTGGTTTCACATTAcctgcaacaacaacaacagcgTCACGGGAGT GGGCCTTAGAAATGCTAGACTCTCGGGATTTCTTGTCCCTCATCTTGGAGCATTGCCTAATCTTCGATATTT GCAAGTATTTAGAAACAACATAAGTGGATCAATACCAATGGAGTTAGGTAACCTAACAAGCCTGATAACTTTGGATTtgtatcaaaatcaattttctgGGGTCATTCCAGCATCACTTGGATACTTGCCTTCCTTGAG GAGATTGAACAGTAACAAGCTTACTGGCAAGATACCAAAAGAGGTCCTCGAACTCATTACTTGGGGGAATTTGAGGATTCTGTGGGTTTATCGTTCTCTAATTACTGTTTTTCACCTTCTCGTTACCTTGATTCTGAAAGCTCCCAAAGAGTCGTACTCTTTTTTGGTTTAA
- the LOC121253824 gene encoding leucine-rich repeat protein 1-like translates to MRIWAMFHFLPAFILLLSLSALTKANLEGDALYALRRAVKDPNGVMASWDPTLVDPCTWFHVTCDGDNRVTRLDLGNAKLSGNLVPELGKLKRLQYLELYMNNLVGSIPEELGGLKSLVSLDLYHNNLTGCIPASLSKLSNLKFLRLNSNNLTGRIPRELTKLGNLKILDVSHNDLCGSFPTSGSFSKFSEESFKNNPRLEGPELMGFVRYDVGGSC, encoded by the exons ATGAGGATCTGGGCTatgtttcattttcttcctgcttttattcttttattgagCCTTTCAGCGCTTACAAAGGCAAACTTAGAAg GGGACGCTCTGTACGCATTGAGGAGAGCTGTGAAGGATCCAAATGGTGTTATGGCGAGCTGGGATCCGACCTTAGTGGATCCCTGCACTTGGTTCCACGTTACTTGCGACGGTGATAATCGGGTTACCCGACT TGACCTCGGAAACGCGAAGCTGTCGGGCAACCTGGTTCCAGAGTTGGGGAAGCTTAAGCGTCTTCAGTATCT GGAATTGTACATGAACAACTTGGTGGGTTCCATACCAGAGGAACTTGGAGGACTGAAGAGCCTTGTTAGCTTGGATCTTTATCACAATAACCTCACTGGATGCATCCCTGCCTCCCTCTCTAAGCTCTCCAATCTGAAATTCCT GCGATTGAACAGCAATAATCTGACTGGGAGAATACCGAGGGAACTCACTAAACTTGGAAACCTCAAGATCCT TGACGTGTCTCACAACGATTTGTGTGGTTCATTCCCAACCTCGGGTTCGTTTTCTAAGTTCTCGGAGGAAAG TTTCAAGAACAATCCAAGACTTGAAGGACCAGAACTGATGGGATTTGTGAGATACGATGTGGGAGGAAGCTGCTAA
- the LOC121255724 gene encoding uncharacterized protein At2g33490-like isoform X2, protein MEFHVGRKMRGNCQCSVLLEMKRQCDEKRDVYEYMITRHREKGQSRSGKGEIFSMQQLETARDEYDEEAAFYVFRSKSLKQGQSRSLLTQAARHHAAQLCFFKKAVKSLESVEPHVKLVTEHQHIDYQFSGLNDGDEAGDDDDDDSNYDDDDDDDDDAYDDGELSFDYGQNDPERDVSTPRKSMELDHVDITFPQVATVEAVKENLGRLHNNSFAYRARPGSQSAPLFAENKFDSTEKIRQIRQSSTRKLQTYVLPTPVDMKSSISAGSGNPMLHKTQTTPSGRTRNWHSSPLDPKRLEKVLVDEKLSRPTNVNAHAVLERNNTAATRLPPPSDGLLLSHQYTLSASDSKKLKIHAFSGPLTSKPWPTKLVSVEGPHLYSGPLLQTSQLPYTSPKASPTTSPTFMSSPKISELHELPRPPASSTSKSSRPEGLAGHSAPLGSRDQVLSLINKSVVSNVASPLPRPPLIISRSFSIPSSSPSVATSYALKPLKNRHSMEIAEGVDSPPLTPIDLSRNRPSSAASETVIRVVQIRGTHMNSLATP, encoded by the exons ATGGAGTTTCATGTTGGCAGAAAGATGAGAGGAAATTGTCAATGCTCTGTACTACTG GAGATGAAGCGCCAATGTGACGAGAAAAG AGATGTATATGAGTATATGATAACCAGACACAGAGAAAAGGGGCAATCAAGAAGTGGAAAAGGGGAGATTTTTTCCATGCAGCAGCTAGAAACTGCTCGTGATGAATATGATGAAGAAGCAGCCTTTTATGTATTCCGGTCAAAATCTCTGAAGCAAGGACAATCCCGAAGTCTTCTTACACAGGCAGCTCGTCACCATGCTGCTCag TTGTGCTTCTTCAAGAAGGCTGTTAAATCTCTTGAGTCAGTAGAACCCCATGTGAAATTGGTAACTGAACATCAGCATATTGATTACCAGTTCAGTGGACTTAATGATGGGGATGAAGCTGGTGACGACGATGACGATGACAGcaattatgatgatgatgacgatgacgatgatgatgcCTATGATGATGGAGAATTGAGTTTTGATTATGGACAAAATGACCCAGAGCGTGATGTTTCTACACCACGGAAGTCAATGGAG CTGGATCATGTGGACATTACATTTCCCCAGGTTGCAACTGTGGAAGCCGTCAAG GAAAATCTGGGTAGGCTCCACAATAATTCTTTTGCCTATAGGGCTAGGCCGGGCAGCCAATCGGCCCCACTTTTTGCTGAGAATAAATTTGATTCCACTGAAAAAATAAGACAGATTCGACAGTCATCAACACGCAAGTTGCAAACTTATGTCCTACCCACTCCGGTTGATATGAAGAGTTCAATTTCTGCTGGATCAGGTAATCCAATGCTTCACAAAACACAGACTACTCCAAGTGGGCGTACAAGGAATTGGCATTCATCCCCATTGGATCCCAAAAGGTTAGAAAAAGTTTTGGTAGATGAGAAACTCTCCAGACCCACCAATGTAAATGCTCATGCTGTACTTGAGAGAAACAACACTGCAGCCACACGCTTGCCCCCTCCATCTGATGGGCTCTTGCTTTCACATCAGTATACACTTTCTGCTTCTGAttcaaaaaaactcaaaatacaTGCTTTTTCTGGTCCATTGACGAGTAAGCCATGGCCTACAAAGCTGGTCTCAGTGGAAGGTCCCCATTTGTATTCGGGACCTCTTCTTCAAACATCTCAACTTCCATATACTTCTCCAAAAGCATCTCCAACTACTTCCCCTACCTTTATGTCCTCACCTAAAATAAGTGAGCTTCATGAACTTCCTAGGCCTCCTGCAAGTTCAACCTCCAAGTCTTCAAGACCTGAGGGTTTGGCTGGTCATTCAGCCCCCTTGGGGTCCAGGGATCAAGTGCTTTCTCTCATAAATAAGTCCGTTGTCTCAAATGTAGCGTCTCCACTGCCAAGACCTCCACTAATTATTTCTCGTAGTTTCTCCATACCCTCAAGTAGTCCTAGTGTGGCAACTTCCTATGCATTGAAGCCCCTGAAAAATCGTCACAGCATGGAGATAGCTGAAGGTGTCGATTCGCCCCCTTTGACACCAATTGACCTTTCACGCAACCGGCCATCATCAGCTGCTTCTGAGACTGTCATTCGCGTTGTTCAAATTAGAG GGACTCATATGAATTCACTGGCGACACCGTAA
- the LOC121255724 gene encoding uncharacterized protein At2g33490-like isoform X1 yields the protein MKTPLKKLRGFGLHKHEPKERRDIRPLSKLDELAQASLDMQDMRDCYDGLLSAAAATANSAYEFSESLREMGSCLLEKTALNDDEESGKVLLMLGKVQFDLQKHIDSYRAHIFQTITSPSESLLNELRTVEEMKRQCDEKRDVYEYMITRHREKGQSRSGKGEIFSMQQLETARDEYDEEAAFYVFRSKSLKQGQSRSLLTQAARHHAAQLCFFKKAVKSLESVEPHVKLVTEHQHIDYQFSGLNDGDEAGDDDDDDSNYDDDDDDDDDAYDDGELSFDYGQNDPERDVSTPRKSMELDHVDITFPQVATVEAVKENLGRLHNNSFAYRARPGSQSAPLFAENKFDSTEKIRQIRQSSTRKLQTYVLPTPVDMKSSISAGSGNPMLHKTQTTPSGRTRNWHSSPLDPKRLEKVLVDEKLSRPTNVNAHAVLERNNTAATRLPPPSDGLLLSHQYTLSASDSKKLKIHAFSGPLTSKPWPTKLVSVEGPHLYSGPLLQTSQLPYTSPKASPTTSPTFMSSPKISELHELPRPPASSTSKSSRPEGLAGHSAPLGSRDQVLSLINKSVVSNVASPLPRPPLIISRSFSIPSSSPSVATSYALKPLKNRHSMEIAEGVDSPPLTPIDLSRNRPSSAASETVIRVVQIRGTHMNSLATP from the exons ATGAAGACTCCGCTCAAAAAGTTGCGAGGGTTCGGACTTCACAAACATGAGCCCAAGGAGCGCAGAGATATTCGGCCTTTGTCAAAATTGGATGAGCTAGCTCAGGCTTCGCTG GATATGCAAGATATGAGGGACTGCTATGATGGCTTACTTTCCGCAGCTGCGGCGACTGCAAACAGTGCTTACG AATTCTCAGAGTCATTGCGGGAAATGGGTTCTTGTCTTCTCGAGAAAACTGCGTTGAATGATGACGAAGAAAGTG GCAAAGTTCTGCTAATGCTAGGAAAAGTACAGTTTGACCTGCAGAAACATATTGATAGCTAT CGTGCTCATATATTTCAGACAATCACAAGCCCATCAGAGTCTCTTCTTAACGAACTTCGAACAGTTGAG GAGATGAAGCGCCAATGTGACGAGAAAAG AGATGTATATGAGTATATGATAACCAGACACAGAGAAAAGGGGCAATCAAGAAGTGGAAAAGGGGAGATTTTTTCCATGCAGCAGCTAGAAACTGCTCGTGATGAATATGATGAAGAAGCAGCCTTTTATGTATTCCGGTCAAAATCTCTGAAGCAAGGACAATCCCGAAGTCTTCTTACACAGGCAGCTCGTCACCATGCTGCTCag TTGTGCTTCTTCAAGAAGGCTGTTAAATCTCTTGAGTCAGTAGAACCCCATGTGAAATTGGTAACTGAACATCAGCATATTGATTACCAGTTCAGTGGACTTAATGATGGGGATGAAGCTGGTGACGACGATGACGATGACAGcaattatgatgatgatgacgatgacgatgatgatgcCTATGATGATGGAGAATTGAGTTTTGATTATGGACAAAATGACCCAGAGCGTGATGTTTCTACACCACGGAAGTCAATGGAG CTGGATCATGTGGACATTACATTTCCCCAGGTTGCAACTGTGGAAGCCGTCAAG GAAAATCTGGGTAGGCTCCACAATAATTCTTTTGCCTATAGGGCTAGGCCGGGCAGCCAATCGGCCCCACTTTTTGCTGAGAATAAATTTGATTCCACTGAAAAAATAAGACAGATTCGACAGTCATCAACACGCAAGTTGCAAACTTATGTCCTACCCACTCCGGTTGATATGAAGAGTTCAATTTCTGCTGGATCAGGTAATCCAATGCTTCACAAAACACAGACTACTCCAAGTGGGCGTACAAGGAATTGGCATTCATCCCCATTGGATCCCAAAAGGTTAGAAAAAGTTTTGGTAGATGAGAAACTCTCCAGACCCACCAATGTAAATGCTCATGCTGTACTTGAGAGAAACAACACTGCAGCCACACGCTTGCCCCCTCCATCTGATGGGCTCTTGCTTTCACATCAGTATACACTTTCTGCTTCTGAttcaaaaaaactcaaaatacaTGCTTTTTCTGGTCCATTGACGAGTAAGCCATGGCCTACAAAGCTGGTCTCAGTGGAAGGTCCCCATTTGTATTCGGGACCTCTTCTTCAAACATCTCAACTTCCATATACTTCTCCAAAAGCATCTCCAACTACTTCCCCTACCTTTATGTCCTCACCTAAAATAAGTGAGCTTCATGAACTTCCTAGGCCTCCTGCAAGTTCAACCTCCAAGTCTTCAAGACCTGAGGGTTTGGCTGGTCATTCAGCCCCCTTGGGGTCCAGGGATCAAGTGCTTTCTCTCATAAATAAGTCCGTTGTCTCAAATGTAGCGTCTCCACTGCCAAGACCTCCACTAATTATTTCTCGTAGTTTCTCCATACCCTCAAGTAGTCCTAGTGTGGCAACTTCCTATGCATTGAAGCCCCTGAAAAATCGTCACAGCATGGAGATAGCTGAAGGTGTCGATTCGCCCCCTTTGACACCAATTGACCTTTCACGCAACCGGCCATCATCAGCTGCTTCTGAGACTGTCATTCGCGTTGTTCAAATTAGAG GGACTCATATGAATTCACTGGCGACACCGTAA